One Chaetodon auriga isolate fChaAug3 chromosome 11, fChaAug3.hap1, whole genome shotgun sequence genomic window, ACAGTTCTGTCTGGCCTCTTTTCATTTGTAGCAAAACTCAATCAACAACTGCAACAAATCTATTCCAATATTAAGCATTAAACTACCATGTCACATTTTCAGGCTCCTCAGACTCATTAACAACTGTGCTTTCAAGTGGATAATATCATACCACAACAACTCCTGCATGGGCTGTAGAGGATTTAAAACTCAATCTACAGCTGTTTACAATTGTCATTTGTTAGTGGATAATACTTGTTATAGTCTACTACAGAATGTTAATTGGCTAAGCAATGCACTTACTCACCATTCAAAAGAAAGGGAATATAACTGGAGAACAATGATGACTAAAGACCGTCATcagcacattaaaatacattttttaagaCTGCTGTGACTGCATACCCCttaacatgtaaacatgcaaacacaaatggCGAACAAAAATTACGATGGCTGACAGTTTTGTGCATCATACTGATGATCCGCAAGCAGGATGGCAATGAAAATAATGCCAAGTGTAGTGTTAGGACAGTGTCTTTTAAAACACTCGCAACACACCATGTGTCATAAGTCTGCCAGTGAAAACATATAATTTCTCAATCTGAATATGGACTAAATGCACCAAAAGCATAAACATGTCCATTTGAGTAACTTTTAAGCTTATTACAATTTCCCCGGATGGTTAAATATTGTAACTATGGTTGATGTGATGAGGAGGAAGTGCATGCGTATTCAAAATCCTTGCAAATTATACATGATTTTGGAGAGATTAAAGCAGCCATGCATAAACCACATCTTAATCTCAATCTCAGATGAGACTGTAGTTTGTGTGGCAAAGTTCCCTTGAGCGTGTCGCTCTGCATCAGCTGAGAGTACAGAAAATATTAATTCAGATTTTGTAGTCACTACAGGGCAGatttttctcatctctctcccttctGTCCTATTTTATCATGTGaacatgttgtatttttgagactgtcagcagcagaaTGGATGAAGTAACAGCATGCATTCAGCAGTACGCTTACAGCATGTTGTCATGGGTTCCTCAGGTGAATCCAAACTAACCTGTTATGTTATAACTGGAGTCTGTGCATTGCACATTTTACCCTGTAACAACACACTGTATCTAGTGTTGCTCCAGACTGGGAGGAGGAATTAAGGTCAGCCCAGCAGCCTTCAACTATTATTGATACACGAGGTGCAACCAGCACCCAGTTAAAAGATTAAGAGggtttgtcaaaaaaaaaaaaaaaaatcattaaatgaCCTTAATTACATTTGTCATAAAATTTAATAGTAAGTGGGTTATTCATATAAGTGGAAGTACAAGTTTTAACTACGTTCAAATTAGTTCAAATTAGAATATAATAATGTTCATATAGGCAGATTTTGTTCGTAGCTTTTTGTTGAAGGTTTGGAGGAAACGTTACTTTCACATGCAGAACGACATCCAGGCCACCAACGAGTGTGTGGCTGCTCTTCACTTTAAGCATTGCAACAGCTTGGACATGCAGTGTCTCATGCTCGGCTGGAAGAGCCCACTTGATTAGCCTCCTGCAATTCAGCATTCAGGGCATTCAAAACTAACACTCTAAGCCACTATCTAAACCACGAGGGGCATGGTTACCTGTCCAGTCACTGCCGAAAGGccctttttctttgctgcatCTGGATTGACTGACCTCTCGTCGACAGGCGAAACAAAGCGACCGTACAAACATTAACTAACACTTCTGTGGTTGAAGAAGATGAACAGAGCGAGATGCTTCTGGTCAGAATGCATGCTGAGggtttgacctttgacacctTTTATAATTCAGCTATTCCCATCAAACCAAGCCTCGCCCATTATTCTCCCTTCATTCGTTTGTTTCTGCAAACAGTCCATGCAGTGATATGTATGAAAGCATAAGGAAACGATGACATTTTACATTGCCAAAGACAGACTTTGAACGAGGGGAGCGAGCgactcctctcttcttctgacAAAGTCTCTGAATACAAGCACTTGTATGAAAAAATAAGTCTGTCTCGTCTATGTTGAGTCGGCTCTCCTCAGAGTACTCAGTGTTGgcgtgtgttctgtgtgtgtgtgatgtgatgtgatgtgatgtgcatgtacctgtgtgtgctggtttCACCACATGTTAAGAGAGACGTGGTCGACCTCTAGTTTCCAGTGGCTTGTTTGAGGCTCGACTCCACTTTTGACTTTTGTAACTTACAACTTTTAGCTCTATACTTTCTCATTTAAATGGTCATGGTCAGGGCGGGTGGGATGTCCTCTGATTTCTACACTGAAGGGTTCCTCTCCTGTTTGTTCCGTGAGCCCAAACCAGGTTCTCTGGTTCGGGTAATTAACATTACTCACAGTTATTTTTGTGATAAACCAAATTATTTGAGCTGCTTCTACTCTCTAGCAAGCAGGTGTCAGGCTGCAGGCTCAGATGTTTTTATATCCTATCCTAAATATATACCTTTTTTAACAACAAATTGTCTTATACATGAGAAGTATCACCTGTTTTTTGTAAAAAGTTAATAAAATTAACCATTTCAGAGTATCTCTGGATGAAGACCAAAGCAATTTCTCTTAAAGGAAGgttgttgtatttgtgtgttgtttgtgtattttgtctCATATGAATATGCCCACTTTCATATATAGTTTATGCATCATTatactttctttttccttctgaTAATTTTAGTACCGCACATTAAGAATATAACACTATAaaatatgtatgaaaatggAGATAATCACGAGACAGAATGGAAAAGCATCGTATGTCCATACATAAGGTAATGGTTGGACATTAAAATAATCAGTTTATTGTAAAAATACGTTAAAAGTGGTTTCCCCAACAACTGTGTGTACTTACAGTATGCAAacgtgtatgtctgtgtgtgtgtgtgtgtgtgtgtgtgtgtgtgtgtgtgtgtgtgtgtggttatgcCAGCTGTATGTGTGGGGACTGACTGAGAAACTCTGAGTTTCCTTTGGGGTGAGGTGGAGCCTCCTCcacagtctgtaaaatgtctgaGGGGCCGGCAGGTCCCTGGGACAGGAAGTTGAAATGTTCTTCCGCTGGCTCTAGTTTGCACTCGCTAATGAAGAGTTCGGCTCCATCCCAGTTGCTAAGGACGCCGTGGGCGTTGCCACGTTCGCTactgttcctgctgctgctgttgttgagcGCTGAGGAGAGACCAGTGGCACGGTTGGTCAAAGGCTGGCTGAGATTGTGCACAGAGAGGGATTTCCCGAGACCGCCTCCCCAGTCTGAAGGCGTTCCGTCCGGGCTAGATGAGAGAAGCAACAGGGGGTTGACCTCCAGGCTCATGTGCCTCCTCCAGACCCCCTCAGATTTCAAGCCAGGCTTCTCCCGCAGCTGCACGCTCCCCTGGGCAGGGCCTGCCTCACTGTCCCCTTCCTGGTCAGCGTCCTCACTGGATCCCACAACTACAGAGGGGCCCAAGCTGCCCTCATCCACCGCCACTCCACCTGTCATATCATCTGGGACGGGGTCAACGGGGCATCGGTGGTGGGAGGGGTGAACCACGGGGGGCAGCCGGAGGGTGAAACCGCCTGTTGAGGCAGGTGGGGGCGGCAGGTCAGGGAAGTGTGCTCTTTTGGAGGTACCATTGGGGGTGACCAAAGTTGGGTAGGGGCTGTCAGGAGGCAGCAGGGGTGATGGGGAGAGGGAGGCTGTGGACGGGGGGTaggatggaggagctgagtctggGGGGCCGTCATCATCGGCCGGTGCCAGGATGAGGCGCAGGCCTCTCGGGTTGGCGCTAAGAGAATGGCGTATGCCCCTGCTGTtatctcctccacctccagctggaTCGCCTCCCTGAGAAGAAGGGACGTCCCTGCTGATGATGGAGGTCTGGTAGTCCGAGTTGTGGTGCTGGTGGTTGTCCAGCTCGAACAAAGGCAGGGACGAGAGGGTGAGTGCTGAGGGGCCTTTCTGTAGGACTTGGCGGTAAACGTCCAGCAAAGAGTCCAACTTTGATTCAATGGAAGTTACCTGgaacaaagagaagagaatgaGCCAgtgagaagatggagggaggcgAAAGGAGAGCGAGACCAAGCGAGAGACTGAAGCTTAAAGGTTCGGTGGATGTTTCTACGGTAGCCCAGAGCcgacaaaccaaacactgactctaatTCCCGACCAGCCCAAGTCATCTCCCTGCAGATACATCTTTAACACTGCAGGACAATGAAATGTTGCAGTTCTAAAGAAAAGTGCTCATGTAGTTTTCCCCCTcgctgatttttcttttttttcttaactcaCCTGTCTCTCCACCTTACAAACACGTCCCAGCATGCTCATGCCCTCCAGCGAATCTCCATCGGGGTGCAGTTTGTCCCTCACTTTCTTATCCACAGGAATCTGGCCTTTTCCCAGAATCTGATCCACCCTgatacacacatcacacacacatatactggtGTTAACATACgagaaaataatgatgatgcaACATGAGTGGGCACCCAAGCCTCATTTCAGATTATCCCAAGTCAGGCAACAAAcctaaagcagcagcagggtgtTAAGATTAGGGTTAGTACAACACACGACACGGCTGCACCACTGCTCTCATATGAAAACTCTGTATCTCAAAACTGTAGTATGTATGAGTTTCATGGAATTTCATGAATAAAAACCAAcatgcaccaaaaaaaaaagagaaagtcatgaggagaaagaacacaatCACAAGTCATTTATGAGCACTACATCTCAAAATCAGGCTTAGAAATGCAAAGTAAAGATCATCCTGTTGCTGTCGGCTGAAAACATCTCACACTTGAAACTGCATTTCTGAGTTTAAAGAAAACCATCAGAGCAAGTCTTCAAAAACCCAGACAGGATAATCCTTCATCTTAAAATAccagcacaaacaaataaattatcattatgttttgacatttaaaaccGAGTGAGTAATAATAACGCTGAATTAGTGAAGTTAATAAACTCTGCACATCTCTAACATGCATCTATTGAGGAGAGGACAACACCCGggaacaccacacacacattattctgCTTTATCTACCACAAAACAGGTGAATTAACTGTGAAACAACTGCACACAAGTTAGCAACGTTCACACGCAATAATGTTTCCCTTTTCTGTCGAAGGGAAAAGGGGCGAAGCAGGAAACTGAGGACGGGATCTAGTGTCACAACAGGGGTGATGTGCTGGGgcttgtgtgcatgtacgtTAGGTCACATTTGAATGAAgttcaaatgtttgtgtgtcagaccCGGTTAAAGAAAACCTCACCAGATGAGCGGAGTTAAACGCATTAGAATGATTCAGATGTCTAATGCGCTGTCTCCATCCATCTGGTGCCATACAAGTTAACAGATTTCACAGTCAGTCGGGGACTTTTGGGGACTGGAAGGGACCTCGGGGACACCACAGGGGCAGCTAGTGGGATTCTACTGcaggtaaaactgaaaataagtgAAACGAAAGTAACCCTGATCCAGGAAGCTTCCTCCTGTGGTTGGTGTAATAATAGTGCAGGGCAGGAGAGGACATGTTCCTGGGACCAGAGCCCACTGCACTGGCCAGTCTGGAGACAGGAGAAAGGCTGGGTCAgatacactctctctctcacacaaacacacacactcacacacacacactaaagcatGACGCACAGCTGTACAAATGAACAAATCCATTCTGATACCAACTGACAATAAATAACACCGACATGTAGATAAACACAGAGGATGTGAAGGAAAAGTAAACGTCTCACAGACCTGGAGGCTGATCCTGATACTGACATTTTTAGATGGTCAcgctttgttttttaatatatatattcaaTTTGATTATCCACTGAATCTTAATCTTAAAAGAAAAGTTTCTAAAACAGCAATTAGGCTGTGATGAGTCACAGTCGATGGCACAGATACCTCCAAGCTCACAGATTCCCTCTCATTTAATGAAATAATgcaaatcaaagcatcagtatTTGCTTGTTATAACACTGAAATTCAGGTTTACATTCTGCTGCTTCTATACTCAGAGAGAAACCTGTgaaaatataatattcataaagATGAGCGACATTTTCAAACTCTAATGGCAAAGCTGAGGTACTTTGAAAGCATCACTCGGGTGTTCTGTGTGTATCTACAGCCTCTGACACACTTCATACCAACACTCAGATACAGAACACAGGCACATGTTATCCCCCAGGACGGCACCAGCACCGCTTCTCATTCTGCACAGCAAACACTAGATGGCAGTCAATACCAAGAGCTAAAACAaacctgctttaaaaaaacacgGCTTGTAAATGTGAAAGTCCCAATCCAAAACTGCATCAGTCCCACCTGctgaagtaacattttcagatttgcttTCACAAAAAGACTTTTGGTACAAGAACTGAAAGCCTCTATACGTGTCATGAAGCTGCAGAAGGAAATAAGGACTGAGGTAAAACAGCTGGACGAACAAGTCGGACTCATCGTGCATCTAACACGGGAAATGGAGTTTTAGGAGTTAAAATTAATTTTGGATTGGAGCTTTTACATAGAGGCAAAATAGCTGCCCTGCTTCTCTAGTTAGCACTGAGAAGCTTGTCTTTGTCTACAGTCACCTTCAGTATGTTATCTGACAACATCTTCCCATCAGATGAGGTCCTCAAGGTGCCCAAATCAGGATTATTTCAGTTTCCAGAGTGAAATTCATAAATACGAGTTAGATTATCTTCCACCAATTAAAGGATCACTTCAAAAAATGTGGCAGAAAAAGTGACCAATGCTTGTTTCTTAACACACATCATTGAGGCTGAGTGcatcacagatttttttttcaatcaaaaacttttatcttttttttcttgtaaatctTTGTCAATAATCCATTGCTTGAGCTCCTTGATGACCTCTACAGTCAGACCTGAGTCAAACAGCTAGtttgatcatttttttaatgtaaaacttAGCACATACTGCCTCAGATTCAGTAAACCCCACCTCTCTGAAAGCAGACTAAAACTATTAAAGTACCACTTCCTGGAACTCTCAACCAATTTATCCAAATACAGAAGGCAAGCGCCCTGAAATGAATGCCTCTCTATTAAATTTATATGGGCAACTCATGTGAGTTGTTTTCTGATAGATGGAAAAGTGAATGCACGCTGCTTGACCCAGGTGTGACATCATCAAGGTTTGGTTATGTTAGCGAGGAAGCAGGTGGCGAGCGGATCGGGACAGGGGAGGTCTAACCCCGGTGCAGACTGTTTCCTCCGAGCCTGGCTGTAATATaaatgcagagagggagaggaaaaggtcTTGACGCGGCTGCTGAAAGGCCTCGGAGGGGGACCCACTACAGTGTCTAGtctgggagagagaggggacacatatacatatacagtacaaacacacaggctggGTTAAAAAGACAGAGTTGGAGGTGAGATCAAGGTAAAAGTGGGTTAAATTCATTTCAAAGGATTATCTATAGAGCTATGGCCTCTGTAGGACGAGcaggaacagcagcaacattgGCTGCAACATTCAAATATGCAAGTCGCTGGTAAAGAGTAAAACATCTTGAAAGAACTTACAATTAACAATTAATAAATATGAAGATAAGAGCAAGTAAAGAAGGGGCAGAACATTATCCAAGTGTATATAGAATGATGATTTTTAGACAAACCAGTTCTGTGGGATTTTgccatttaaatgtgtgtgtgtgagtgtgtgtgagtgtgtgtgtgtgtttgtgtgtgtccagtgcgTCCTGACCTGGTCTGAAGGCTCTTGATGCGACAGAGCATGTCCAGGTGTCCTGCAGAGTACTGCTCTATGACGTCCTTCACGTCGTACGGACGCAGCGTCTCCTTAAACTTCTTTTTTGCCACGTGGAACTTCATGATCCTACACACAcgaatacaaacacacacaaagtaaaaacagtgaGAGAGACGACCAGGGAGCGGGACGCTGAATTAAAGTCAAAGGAGGCTTGAAAAATAAGGATGTAATCACTGGAAAtaaccactagatggcagcagcaACTATGGGAACTCCAAGGGACAATCCTCGATAGTTTCACTTGTTGATCTTTCCATGATAAAGAAAACATTATCAAAATCTCAAATGCCTCGAGGAGTGTCTAGCGGGAAACTAAAGTTCCCTGCTTCTCTTGTCAAATCCATAACAACCAAAAGTAATGACTTTGAAACTTGAGCGTaatcctctgtctcctcctgtttgGTGAGCAGAGCCACTGCTGGGTGAATAATATTGATCCAGGTAAGGGGATCTAGGTACTCGGTGCATCTGGATTCCCCAGTGGCTTCTGCTTTTCTCCAGTTGcctgtttttctcactgtctaAATGGAAACAACGGTGACAGATGACCCTCTGTAATAACAGTCCTGACAGCGATGGGGGTGTCCGACCCTCAACCCGACACCCTGGGAAAGCCCTGGGCCCTGGGTGCCCGCGGAGGAGGCGTGCTGGGTGTGCAGGCGAGCTGAGGTAGGGTGGCAGTGTGGatctttgtgagtgtgtgagagagtgtggagacacagaggggcTGGAGATGGAGGGGTTTTGATTGATCAGCTCAGGTCCTGTGCAGGTTAAAGTCTCGCCATGGTCCATCTTTCTAAACCGGCAAATATGATAATATATATATCTTATATAGAAATACATAAAGACACAACGTGTTTGTGAAAAAACGTATGACTTAGTAACAGATGTGTAAATGTATATTACCAGCGATTCACCCTGAATGTGCAGATGGGACAGCTTATTTCTAGAAAATAATTTGTGGTCCATATGGGCAGCATCTGCTCATGTGTTGAgagtattatttttatattaagaTTTAAATGCATGTCAATCCATATATTAGTCTCTTTAATAATCTGTGTTGAGTAGAATCAAGGCCGGATCAATTCTGTTTCAGGTGGGTGATCTAAgtgtggaagaggaagaaaaacggAGAGCGAAATTGAAAAATTGAGACCAGGAAAGGGAACATTTTCAATGACTGGTGAGATTCGAaatgagcagacagacacaggagcTAATGCCATTAATGGAGGAGGATCAGTAAGTGTAAGACAGCAGATCATAGTGACCTTGGCTCCCATTTTGCATTACAATTTCAGACCTTTTATATGTGACGCAGCACTGTCCCTTCACGCTGCTGCATCCAGGACAACAGCTGATATCTGTCTCTTCACTACATGAGAACGGTCAAAATCAGTAAAAAAATCAGGAAGGCAACGTTTGAACTCTTATTAAGCTGCAGAAAATTACAGCAACTGCGCACCGAAATCAATTTTCTCAGCAGCCTGTAATTTTCTGATGGAAAACCTGCGTTACTGAACGGTCAAAGTGGCCGTTTTTACGCTGAAAAATACGACGAGGGTGAAAAGAAGCGGCGGAGTGAGAGAATCAGTTGGCGCCAGTTGGATAAACATTCGCTCACAGGGTGCCGGTACCAGTGTAAGAGAGCAGGGTGTGCTgaaacacctacacacacacacattcattcacgcacacacacacaaaacaacaaactgtgcAGGGCTGCTCGAAACCCCCCCGCAGACAAACCCTGAAGCCCAGCGGCAGGTCATAGGATAAAGATAGAGAAAGAAAGCTTGATGGAACCAAACATCATGTGAATCCTGCTCTCATgggtgaaagtgtgttttttacaTCCAGAATTACATGTACGGTGCAGCGAAGACACACGGGTCTGTGTTGCTGTATGGATTCAGTTCACTTCCTGGAAACTGTTAGTGCAGAGTGGGGGGGTGGATGAGGACTGAGGGGTGTCAAGCTAGAAAAGTACtaacaaaacccaaaaaaacaaCCATAATGTGGGATGAGCTGTAACTTGCTTGGGTGCAAAAAACCAAACTAAAAAAGCAGGAATACAGATGCTTATTGGTTCGTGGTGGAATGCTCACACAGTGAAACGAAGTCGCTCCTGCACACTGAATCATTCATGAACTTTCTGGTCAATAGTTAGAGATCATAAACAGCCTGTACAGAAAGAAAGGCTGATACGTGAAACGTGATCCGACTTCAAGATTGAATCACGCACACGATACAAAAACAAGCCAATCAGAAagggaggaggcagcagcagacattCACAATCAACAGATCATCAATAGATAGCTACAGCTGATCAGAACTGACCCAGGAGAGGAGGACGGGCTTCAATCATGACAAAAATCAAGAGAAAGTGTGTCGCTCTGAGACATTCAGTCactgatgaaacaaacaaagtatAAATACTGAGAGATAAAGGGAaagcttgacattttgggaaatgtgcttgtGCATATtattgtgcttgtttgtttgttaatatGAAtcaacagccagttagcttagcttagcttagcttacaaATGGGAGACAGCTGGGGCAGCTCTgtgaaaaggaaacaaaatacaCCTATCAGCACGTCTAAAACTCACTCATTAACATGCCAGGGAGTCACAGCTcatgagctaagctaaccagctgctagcgGCAGCTCTGTAATATTTACCGCACAGACATCCCTGATGGCAGGTCCTGATGTTGTTGCAGTAGACGACAGTTTTCGGTTAAAAGCTTATATTCAATAGCAAACTACGACTAACTCCCCCTTCTGTGTCGTCTCAGTAATAGTATTTCTTTCATGCATTCATATGAAACAAAGAGTGCAATTCTCCCAGTTTCTCTCTGGGATTCAAGTGTGCAAATGTTGTTGGTCTTCTTCACAGAGAATCCTCCGTCACCGGCTGAATTACAAGCTCTCAAACGTTTCTAAGATTTTGGCGATTTCTCAGGTGTTTTGGAAAAGAGCATCAGCTGAAAGGTGCAACTGGATCTCACCTGACAGCTCTGATGACAGCCTTGAGGGGAGCGGATAGGTCCTCCACCGTGACATCACAATGGCAGCCTCTCTCATCAAAGGAGTCCTCTGTGGTCATGCCCGTGTCCACTGAGGAGACAGACCGCCGTTTCATCAATAAATGTGGCCCCATGAAAAATCAtttccagtcttttatctcgTAAAACACTCCGTGCATAGCAGGTCCTGACAGGAGTCTTCAAGAATTTTTCAAACTGATACTATTTTGGCTTTTAGGAGGTGAAAATTTATGCCCTGCTTGGATGGGATCTTTAGGAATGAGGAACGTTTTGCCAGCTCAGCTATGTAAGGTGAGAGAAGAGGGTATATATAACCTTAATACTGCCAATAATTATGAGAGTGGAAGACacggacagaaagacagatgcaggaaaaaagagacagaggaccCGAAAAGCATAGGGGAAGAGACGGAGAGCGTGTGAATAACGATAGAGAGGTTATGAAATCGGCTCAAATAAATGATGCAGGGGAgtaagaggagaaacaggagtgCTATTAAAACAGTCAGCAATTTCATTTATTACTGTAGTGCAGGGGTTTCTGGGAAATGTGAGGCAACACGCTGTTGCACATGTACTGTGTACGGGTACACTATTTTAGGTCATAACAATGAATTCATGCTCCCTTCAAAGTGCAAAAAGCAAGAAAGTAAGTCAGTGTGTAACTCAAGTCTGTTAAGAGTTTTCCTAAAATGAAATACATCCACCTGGATAATGAACATAAACGCAACACGACAACATGACAATTCGTTGAACGTGCACAAGCAAAAAGTGCAGGAGCAGGGCTTCACTGGAAAAGCTGATGTGTAACATCTCGTACTTCTGTGGACCAATCAGGATTCACCGGGATTTGAACCGACATGTGATGCTGTCGCTCGGCTGTTTGATTATATCATCAGATCAGTCAAACCTGCACAGTCCCAGTGGAGCAGATCCTCAGTGTCTGCTCTAAACTCTGGTTGTTCCTTTTTCAGCCCTGAACACTGAAATTCTCAGAGAAACAGTTAAGATTTGAAGTTTTCAGAGGCTTTAAAGCTTTATTATCTGAGCTCTGGTGATTGTTTTTATGAATTCTTGTTATTGATTGACTGTCTGTCGTCTGACTCGAGGCTATAGTTTCTTACTGTGGTGTTTTCTTGTACACTGGTTGTGTTGATTCTGTGTGTAAATCTTCTTTAAATTAGAGTACTCGATTAATACTTCAACATAGattttctctgcctgtctgagAAGCTCCACGTTGTTTGTTTATAATCTGGAACTTGTTCCAGTTCTTCAATGAATGAGAAATATTCAAACCCAAGACAGATTTTACAAAAGGGTGATTTGCCGAACAGTGGAGCTGTTGGTCGCCTTGTACAGTAAGACGGACGTACACACACTGCATGGCTCACCATCTGGGACAGCGGAGCGAGTCTGACTCTTCAACCTCAGCGACGGCCTAAAGCGGGTCCGATCGTTGAAGCTCCAGCTCTTCTGCACTTTGGCCGGGCTCCCGCCCATCAGCTCGGCGCCTCCCACCACCTCGTTGCCAGGGGAACAGCGTTGGCGGTCGCTGATGGACGTCTGCCTGCTCTTCATGCTCTGACCCCGAGGACTCGCCATCCGGACCCGCTCCTTAAAACTCAACTTCTGACTGCAGGGAGGGAAataaggggaggagaaggaggcaaAGAGAGGGGGGTGAAGGGATGGGGAAACAGAGGGAGCGAGAGTGATGGCagtgaggaagagcaggagagggaagaggagaggggcaATCGGGGTAAGTGAGTTAAGGATGGAGTGTGTGGCAGAGGTCGGGGGttgatggagagacagacacaaggagagagagaaaaaagggatgCTGTCAACACGTATTTCCCctcagagagtgaggagagtTCAGGGCGCAGACACAGGGCAGCGTTCTGTCTCTTCCTTCAGCCCAAACATCATCCATCCAGCTGACATGCCCAAAACACCAGAACACAGCCAGACTGCCCGCCAAGCCACCACCACAAACCTCCAGAGCTGGATCCTGAAGCGCTGCAAGCCTCGCCCTGACGCCTGATAATCTATTCACCGATTCTCTCTTCAAGACAGAGTTAATGAGATCTTTAAAGGCGGTATGTCAAGCATGGTAACATTAATACATCGCCACCACGTTAATGTTGAGACTACCTTAAACAAATGAGAGTCAACGTGGAGTTTTCCATTGCTAGATTTTTCTGGGAAGTGTTGGAGTTTTTATATTCAAGAGCAAAGGAGCTAAATCTTTCCGGGACTGTGGCTGCAAACCACTTCCAGCATGTGAATCAATGCAGATTATTAAATCCAAAGAATCGAAGAttccaacaggaagtgacgaGGTTGAtcaaaaatgtggttttaatctgtctctgtttcagtctCAGTTGTTCACTGCACATATCTGTGTAAATACTACGGTGTTACGATTAAAACCATAGTATTAATCTTATCATGGTCAATCTGTGTCTTCCTCTATCACTGGACTTTTGTCAGCTTCAATACATAAGACATAACATCAGCCACTTTATAACAGTGGAAAAGCAAAAAGCTTTTATCCGCATGATGTTTTGACGTTTTCAGCGCGGTTGGTGGGGACGCAGCACGTTCTCATTCAGTGACACTCGCTGCAGTAAACCTTTACTTTGCT contains:
- the kcnq5a gene encoding potassium voltage-gated channel subfamily KQT member 4, with protein sequence MPRSHTGDESGGTGLWLKTSTGRRVQDYPLKDVESGRRTMNDAVRVGDGLLSPTAAGAVGAERKQGARLSLLGKPLTYSAQSGRRNARYRRLQNYLYNVLERPREWAFVYHAFVFILVFGCLVLSVFSTIPAHQEFSSHCLLILEFVMIVVFGLEYIIRIWSAGCCCRYRGWQGRLRFARKPFCVIDIIVLIASVAVVSAGSQGNIFATSALRSLRFLQILRMVRMDRRGGTWKLLGSVVYAHSKELVTAWYIGFLVLIFSSFLVYLVEKEFNKDFATYADALWWGTITLTTIGYGDKTPQTWTGRLLSAGFALLGISFFALPAGILGSGFALKVQEQHRQKHFEKRRNPAASLIQAAWRLYSTDGARPYLRATWHHYQSALPPLRKEQGETTNSKGLSNGRLFRRYTRKYRSQKLSFKERVRMASPRGQSMKSRQTSISDRQRCSPGNEVVGGAELMGGSPAKVQKSWSFNDRTRFRPSLRLKSQTRSAVPDVDTGMTTEDSFDERGCHCDVTVEDLSAPLKAVIRAVRIMKFHVAKKKFKETLRPYDVKDVIEQYSAGHLDMLCRIKSLQTRLDTVVGPPPRPFSSRVKTFSSPSLHLYYSQARRKQSAPGLASAVGSGPRNMSSPALHYYYTNHRRKLPGSGVDQILGKGQIPVDKKVRDKLHPDGDSLEGMSMLGRVCKVERQVTSIESKLDSLLDVYRQVLQKGPSALTLSSLPLFELDNHQHHNSDYQTSIISRDVPSSQGGDPAGGGGDNSRGIRHSLSANPRGLRLILAPADDDGPPDSAPPSYPPSTASLSPSPLLPPDSPYPTLVTPNGTSKRAHFPDLPPPPASTGGFTLRLPPVVHPSHHRCPVDPVPDDMTGGVAVDEGSLGPSVVVGSSEDADQEGDSEAGPAQGSVQLREKPGLKSEGVWRRHMSLEVNPLLLLSSSPDGTPSDWGGGLGKSLSVHNLSQPLTNRATGLSSALNNSSSRNSSERGNAHGVLSNWDGAELFISECKLEPAEEHFNFLSQGPAGPSDILQTVEEAPPHPKGNSEFLSQSPHIQLA